A window of the Phaseolus vulgaris cultivar G19833 chromosome 5, P. vulgaris v2.0, whole genome shotgun sequence genome harbors these coding sequences:
- the LOC137834051 gene encoding protein NLP9-like encodes MEEAHKRNEAQEKGDYQNVFLYYVIIEGSNDKYPCDDFVQFVNLKTITTPRLLPQESACYINDGELRGFVHACVEHHLEEGQGIAGKSLQSNHPFFYTDVKRYDSSEYPLVHHARKYNLNVAVGIRLRSTYTNDYILEFFLEVTMKESSKQQLLLDNISGTMHRICRSLRIVLDAELIGIEGSVAEFPKEKATFFPCP; translated from the exons ATGGAGGAAGCACATAAGAGAAACGAAGCGCAAGAGAAAGGAGATTATCAAAAC GTATTTCTGTATTATGTTATCATTGAAGGTTCTAATGATAAATATCCTTGTGATGACTTTGTGCAGTTTGTAAATTTAAAGACCATTACGACTCCACGACTTCTTCCCcag GAATCAGCTTGCTATATAAATGATGGAGAACTAAGAGGATTTGTTCATGCATGCGTTGAACATCATCTTGAGGAAGGGCAAGGTATAGCAGGGAAATCTCTTCAATCAAATCATCCATTCTTCTATACTGATGTGAAGAGATATGATAGTAGTGAATACCCCCTTGTTCATCATGCCCGCAAATATAACTTGAATGTTGCAGTTGGAATTCGGCTAAGGAGTACCTATACTAATGATTACATATTAGAATTCTTTCTGGAGGTGACCATGAAAGAGAGTTCAAAACAACAACTTTTATTGGATAATATCTCAGGTACCATGCACAGAATTTGTAGGAGTTTGAGAATAGTTTTAGATGCTGAGTTAATAGGAATAGAAGGATCCGTAGCTGAGTTTCCAAAGGAAAAAGCCACATTTTTCCCATGTCCATGA